In Cytobacillus oceanisediminis, the following proteins share a genomic window:
- a CDS encoding YbjQ family protein encodes MIIVTTDAVPGKEIKEIKGFVRGSTVQTKHIGKDILAGLKTIVGGEIGEYTEMMDEARQKAIGRMVEDARAKGANAIIGMRLQTSAVMQNAAEIIAYGTAAIIEE; translated from the coding sequence ATGATTATCGTGACTACTGATGCGGTACCTGGGAAAGAGATTAAAGAAATTAAAGGTTTTGTAAGAGGAAGTACAGTACAGACAAAACATATAGGAAAAGATATCCTTGCAGGATTGAAAACAATTGTCGGCGGAGAAATTGGCGAATATACTGAAATGATGGATGAAGCAAGACAGAAGGCAATAGGCCGAATGGTTGAAGATGCAAGAGCAAAAGGGGCCAACGCAATTATTGGAATGCGGCTGCAAACATCAGCTGTTATGCAGAATGCTGCAGAGATCATTGCATACGGAACCGCAGCTATAATTGAAGAATAA
- a CDS encoding alpha/beta fold hydrolase produces MLYYRTYVKDESLPWVTFVHGAGGSSAIWYKQMREYKKHFNVLLVDLRGHGQSGRGTWEEGDHFSEVSQEIVEVLDHLHITESHFVGISLGTIVIQTIAQDHPERVASMILGGAITELNWRTRFLIAIANLTKYMLPYMLLYQLFAWIIMPKRNHLESRHAFVSQAAKMCQKEFINWLSLTKSVNPYLGKIQTSISHIPTLFIMGQEDHLFIKSVKSIAQKAKTATVKVITGAGHVCNIDKPDAFNQITIDFIRRQKRRLAS; encoded by the coding sequence ATGCTATATTACCGTACGTATGTGAAAGATGAATCATTGCCATGGGTTACCTTTGTTCATGGTGCAGGGGGCAGCTCTGCAATTTGGTATAAACAAATGAGAGAGTACAAAAAGCATTTCAATGTTCTGCTGGTAGATTTGCGCGGACATGGTCAATCTGGAAGAGGCACCTGGGAAGAAGGAGATCATTTTTCAGAAGTATCTCAGGAAATAGTTGAGGTGCTCGATCATCTCCATATCACCGAGTCCCACTTTGTAGGTATCTCGTTGGGGACAATAGTGATTCAGACAATTGCTCAGGATCATCCGGAAAGAGTGGCTTCCATGATTTTGGGCGGAGCCATTACAGAATTGAACTGGCGTACAAGATTTTTGATAGCCATTGCCAATTTGACTAAGTACATGCTGCCATATATGCTTCTTTATCAGCTTTTTGCGTGGATTATCATGCCAAAAAGAAATCATCTTGAATCAAGACATGCCTTTGTAAGTCAGGCAGCAAAAATGTGCCAAAAAGAATTCATCAACTGGCTGTCCTTAACAAAGTCAGTCAATCCGTACCTTGGAAAAATCCAGACAAGCATATCCCACATCCCTACCCTTTTCATCATGGGGCAGGAAGACCACTTGTTTATTAAGTCTGTAAAAAGCATTGCCCAAAAAGCAAAAACAGCTACAGTCAAAGTCATTACAGGTGCAGGGCATGTATGCAATATTGATAAACCTGATGCCTTTAACCAGATAACCATCGACTTCATCAGAAGGCAAAAAAGAAGATTGGCTTCATAA